A genome region from Candidatus Obscuribacterales bacterium includes the following:
- a CDS encoding tetratricopeptide repeat protein, giving the protein MDVNAQANDGGKQWIAQEQHFHSYPPTPQEIVGIPHNLPTSGVAQFVGRDDDLESLHQQLQSSATVVISAVAGMGGIGKTELALQYAYQQLEADAYPGGVCWLQARQDVGLQIVSFARSNLGLVLPDGLDLAEQVAFCWQRWPAQPTLLILDDVQAYPDIQPFLPPPRSQFKILLTSRSRFGSPVKNYDIQVLSAEASLELLRSLVGDGRIDQNVPQAEQLCEWLGYLPLGLELVGRYLAEDQDVTLALLWARLQKKRLEAQALQDTYPGMTASLSVAAAFELSWERLDEDAQRVAKLLSLFALAEIPWGLVQQCWPEWDEEALATVRNKQLLNLHVLTRTDAGLYQLHQLLREFFATKLAGEERQHLKTAVATTMIAVAKQIPQNPTLAQIQAVTAAIPHLKAIATDLMTLKTPEELYIQEEYGLFWVFTGISRFYQGQGLYAEAEPWYEDCLTVVRSLLGDNHPHVAASLNNLAALYRAQGRYELAEPLYQQALELWRSLLGDNHPDVANSLNNLAGLYRAQGRYELAEPLYQQALELWRSLLGDNHPDVATSLNNLAGLYYAQGRYELAEPLLQQALKLRRSLLGDNHPDVAASLNNLAGLYESQGRYELAEPLYQQALELRRSLLGDNHPDVATSLNNLAVLYANQGRLTEAEPLLVQALAMYQQLLGNQHPHTVGTQQRLEYVRANLRNAKLQ; this is encoded by the coding sequence ATGGATGTTAACGCTCAGGCAAATGATGGTGGAAAGCAATGGATTGCCCAAGAGCAGCATTTCCATAGCTATCCTCCCACTCCTCAAGAAATTGTTGGCATTCCCCACAACCTTCCCACCAGCGGCGTTGCCCAATTTGTCGGACGTGATGACGATCTGGAATCTTTGCACCAGCAGCTCCAGTCGAGCGCTACCGTGGTCATTTCCGCCGTGGCGGGTATGGGTGGCATTGGTAAGACCGAACTAGCCCTGCAATATGCATATCAGCAGCTAGAAGCGGACGCGTATCCCGGCGGCGTTTGTTGGCTGCAGGCGCGGCAGGATGTGGGGTTGCAAATCGTGTCCTTTGCCAGAAGCAACCTGGGACTGGTGCTGCCCGATGGGCTGGACTTGGCGGAACAAGTGGCGTTTTGCTGGCAGCGCTGGCCGGCTCAACCGACCTTGCTGATCTTGGATGATGTGCAGGCCTATCCAGATATTCAGCCATTTTTGCCGCCACCCCGATCGCAGTTCAAAATCTTGCTAACGTCGAGGTCGCGCTTTGGCAGCCCGGTGAAGAATTACGACATCCAGGTGCTGAGTGCAGAAGCATCGCTGGAGCTGTTGCGATCCTTGGTGGGCGATGGGCGGATTGATCAGAATGTACCCCAAGCCGAGCAACTCTGTGAGTGGTTGGGCTATTTGCCGTTGGGCTTGGAGTTGGTGGGGCGGTATCTGGCGGAGGATCAGGATGTAACGCTGGCCCTGTTGTGGGCGCGGTTGCAGAAGAAACGGCTGGAGGCGCAAGCGCTTCAGGACACCTACCCCGGCATGACCGCATCGCTCAGCGTAGCGGCGGCCTTTGAGCTGAGTTGGGAACGGCTGGATGAGGATGCCCAACGGGTGGCTAAGCTGCTGAGTCTATTTGCGTTGGCCGAGATTCCCTGGGGGCTGGTGCAGCAGTGTTGGCCGGAGTGGGATGAGGAAGCCCTGGCAACCGTGCGAAACAAGCAGCTCCTGAACCTACATGTGCTGACCCGGACAGATGCCGGTCTGTATCAACTGCATCAACTGCTGCGGGAGTTTTTTGCCACCAAGCTAGCCGGCGAGGAACGGCAGCACCTAAAAACAGCCGTAGCCACCACGATGATTGCCGTGGCAAAACAAATTCCCCAAAATCCGACGCTGGCGCAGATTCAGGCAGTGACGGCTGCCATCCCGCACCTGAAGGCAATCGCTACCGACTTGATGACACTCAAAACACCGGAGGAACTTTATATTCAAGAGGAATATGGTCTATTTTGGGTGTTCACCGGAATTAGTCGGTTTTATCAAGGTCAGGGACTCTACGCAGAAGCAGAGCCTTGGTATGAGGACTGCTTGACCGTGGTGCGATCGCTCCTCGGCGATAACCATCCCCACGTCGCCGCCAGCCTCAACAATTTGGCAGCACTCTATCGAGCGCAGGGTCGCTACGAGTTAGCCGAACCGCTCTACCAACAGGCGCTGGAGCTATGGCGATCGCTCCTCGGCGATAACCATCCCGACGTCGCCAACAGCCTCAACAATTTGGCAGGACTCTATCGAGCGCAGGGACGCTACGAGTTAGCCGAACCACTCTACCAACAGGCGCTGGAGCTATGGCGATCGCTCCTCGGCGATAACCATCCCGACGTCGCCACCAGCCTCAACAATTTGGCAGGACTCTATTATGCCCAGGGACGCTACGAGTTAGCCGAACCGCTCTTGCAACAGGCGCTGAAGCTACGGCGATCGCTCCTTGGCGATAACCATCCCGACGTCGCCGCCAGCCTCAACAATTTGGCAGGACTCTATGAGTCCCAGGGACGCTACGAGTTAGCCGAACCGCTCTACCAACAGGCACTGGAGCTTCGGCGATCGCTGTTGGGCGATAACCATCCCGACGTCGCCACCAGCCTCAACAATTTGGCCGTCCTGTATGCCAATCAGGGGCGATTGACTGAAGCAGAACCCTTGTTGGTGCAAGCGTTAGCCATGTATCAGCAGCTTTTGGGCAACCAGCATCCGCATACAGTTGGCACGCAGCAGCGTTTGGAGTATGTAAGGGCAAACCTCAGAAATGCTAAATTACAATAG